The Hymenobacter sp. YIM 151858-1 genome contains the following window.
GAGCACCGCCTGCCCGCTATGGCGATACGCGAGCCTGGAGTCAATTTAGCCGGTCGAAAAGCCAAACTGCCGTCTGGTGTAGCCGTAATGGCTAGCTTTGCCTGTCAAACTGATTGCCGAGTATGCTGGCTTTAGAATCCTACGCTTTGCATAGTTGCCCCTCCGCAGCAGCCCTTCCCGCCGACTGGCTGAGCTGGGCGCTCCGGCAGCCGCTGCCCATCCAGCAGCGGCCCGCCCTGTTTGTGGGCTCCCTCGCGTAACGCTACCCCTCTGAAAAGCAGCACGCCACCGCACCACCCCGGGCGGCTGGGCGGCTACCCTGTTTCCTGCCGGGTCCCCACAACTGGCCGCAGGCGGGGCGTTTTCATTCTTTTCCGTTGACGTTACTGCTATGGCTGCGAGCCCCTATCGCCGCTTTTCCAGCATTTGCCCTAACGTGCAGGCACTGGTAATTCGGCTTATTCAAGAAGAATTCACCCCTTTGCTAAACCTCGCTACTGAGGTGTCCGAAGATGCCTGGGCCCGGGCCGTGGCGCTGGCCGACCCCACGCTGCTGTACTGCACGGCCCAGGAGCCGGCCATCCGGCTCTGTCCGGAATCCTATCAGCAGCTGCTCGCCTGCCTGCAGCGGGAGTTGGTCCGGGGGGAGTAGTTCCAACCAAACAGAAAGGCCGGCCAGGTTGCTGGTCGGCCTTTTTTCTGGTCTATAGATGGTTGGCAGGCTACTGACTGGCCAGCGCGACCAACTGGTCGTAGGTGCGTAGCTCCTGACAGAACAGCGCGTGGGCTTCGGGCGAGGATAACCAGAAGAAGTGGTTTTTCACCCGGCTCGTCGACACCAGCCGGATGACCGCAACGTCGTAGCCAAAGGCGGCCAGCAGCCGCTGGACCAAGGGGACGTAGAGCTGCCGGTCGTCCTTCTTGATTTCCACGAGCCGGGCATAGTTGAAGCGGTGCTCCTTTGACCAGGGCTTCATTTGCCCGTGTGCCATGCGGTTGAGGCGGAAGCGGACGAAGCGCAGGGCCGTTGGGTAATTGATGACAAGGGCCGGGTCGGGAAAGCCGGACACGGCCAAGGAGGTTTCCATAAGAGTACCCGAAGTATATTTCTTATCCTACTGCCCAATCACGTATACCGGTACGGCTTGCGCATTGGCGCCCCGCCCGGTTTCCTTCTTCACTTCCTTGCCATCAAGCAGGATGGCGGCGGTGATTTCCGAAGCGGCCGTGCCGCCGGCGAGGCTGGCCAGCAGGCTGAGGTGGTCCCCCTGCTTCATGGTGCGCTTGAAGCGGTAGGTAGCCGGCAGCGGGACGTTATTGACCGTGGTGGTGCCGCCGCTCTCGTTGTCGTAGCTGATGTAGTCCGACGCCGGGGCGGTGGTGGAAGAAATGCGGTACTCCACCTGGTATTCCTTGGGGCCGGTGGGTGTCGCGTCGTCTTTGGCGCAGCTGCCGGCCGTGGCCAGGGCCGCGCCGCTTAGTAGCAGGGTGGCAAGTCGTTTCATGGGGCAGAATGGGCTAGCGAAAGTGGTAGCGCAGGCCGGCGCTGGCGGAGCCCGGCCAGTGGTCGAGGAGGGAATCGTTGAAGAGGTAGCCTTTGGTGGCGGTGCCCACTAGCGAAAAGCGGTTGCCGAGGAACACATCTACTTCGGCCCCGGCCTGCGGGCCGTAGGTGAAGCGTTGCGGCTGCTGCGCGTCGGCGGGCAGCTCGCCGGTGCCGTTTTCCCCGGTGCGCTCGTAGCCGGCGCCGGCTCCGAGCAGCAGGTGCACGTAAGCCACTTCGCCCAGGCGGAACAGCTGCGGGGCGAGCAGCACCCGCCCCGCGTAGATGGTGAAATCGCCGCGGCCATCCAGCGCGCCCGTTTCGCGCAGGCCGCTGGCGCGCAGGGCCAGGTGGTTGGTGAGCATGCTGGTGTAGCTCAACTCGTAGTAGGTGCCTTTCTCGGAGCGGCCCAGGTGGGCGCCCCAGCTGGAAATGTGTTGGACGTGGCGCTGGGCGAAGGCCGGCGCGGCGCCGGCCCCCGCCAGCAGCAGGGCCACTAGCAAGAGATTCTTCATAAGGGGTTAGTGGCGGGGGCGGGCCCGGTCCGCTTTGATAAGGGCGTTTTGCACCAGGATGTCGGAATAGACCATTTCGGCCGCCTGCCGCGAAGGGCCGGGCTGGGCGGCTTCGGCCAGCAGCCGGTCGGCTTCCTGGCGCAGCTGCATGGCTTTAATCATGTTGTCGTTCGAGGTATTCAGGGCCACCATCCGTTCGCCTTCGGTCATGGCGTAACGGCCGGGGTTCTTGAGCGTCGCGTTCATCTCGATGCTCTGCTGGGTCATCTCGTCGGCAATCTTGTAGTAGCCGAAAGCGGTGGCAATCTTCTTTTTCTGCATCATCTCCTCGTAGGCAAACGTGGAGACGGCCGCCTCTTCGCGCTTGAGCTGGTACTCGCGGGAGCTCATGCGGTTGTTGCCGGCCGTGGCGCCCGACCCGAAGCGCGAAAACACGTCGTACACCGTGTTCAAGTCCTGCTGCGGGTTGTTGAGCTGCAGGGCCTGGCGCAGGCGCTCGGCTTTCTGAAACACGGGCATGTACTGGTTGCTCTGGCCCCGGCCCGACATGGCCAGGGCGCGGGCAAACAGTTCCTGCGGATTGGAAAGGCGCAAATCCTGAATGCTCTGCACCTTGCGCAGGTCGGCCTGTACCTGGCGCTGCAGCTGCAGGGTCTCGTCGGTGATGTCCTTGACTTGGCCAGTGATGTCCTTGGTGACGCCGGCAATCTGCTTGGCGTCCTTGATAACCTGGTAGTTTTTGACCGTTTCGGTCCACTGCTTCAGGTGCTTGGCAAACTCACCGATGTGCACGCCCATGTGCAGCGGGTCATTCACCACGGCCTGGGCCGCGGCATCCGTCGTGGGAGCGAGAATCAGGGCCAGGGCCACGAGGGCCGGCAAAAGCGTCTTTTTCATCGTCGTATCGGTTAGGTGGAAGAATTAGCGCACGGCCGCTTCCGGGCCGAGCTGACCGGCTGCCGCCGTGGTAATCAGGATGGGGTAGCCATCGGGCAGCAGCACGTCGCGCAGCTTGGTGCGGGTTTTGGGCCGCGAGAGCACCGAGGCGGCCACGCGGCCGCCCACGCCTACCACGGAGTTGGCGGCCGAGGCCGAGCGGTCGATGGCCGTGCTGATTTCCTGGGTGGTCTGCTGCTGCAACTCGTTGCCAGCCATGCCGGCTTCGCGGGCCACGCGCTTCACCGGGTCAATCATGATGCCCGGCATGTAGTTGAAGTCGTAGATGTCGGCCTGCACCCGCGTGGGGCCGAGGCGGTTGACTTCCAGCATCACGTTGTTGGTGCCCACGGTGGCCACGCCGGCGAAGACCATGTTTTTGGGAAAGGTTACCCCGGAAATCACGGCGTCTTCCAGCAAGCGCAGGATAACCACCGAGCCGGTACGCACCTTCTGCTCGCCGTTGATAACGCACTTGAAAAACACGTCCGGCGCCAGCTGCTGCTCGCGCTGGCTGCCCTGGGCCATCATCCGGCTGGCATTGCCCACTTTCACGGTATTGAAGCCATCCAGGCCGGGGGCACTCATGCGGGTGGCCAGCAGCTGCGCGGTCTGGTTGGGGTCGCGGTAGCGCTTGCCGGTCATGCGCTCGTACGCCGCGCGGGTTTCCGGCGGCGAGGAGCCCAGCATGGCCAGCACATCCGGGTCGGTTTCAAACGGGGTGCCGTCCACGTCGCGGGCCGGGACCAGGCTGCGGCCCGCCCGGCCGGAACCCGTGCCCGCGCGGCGGCCGCTGCCGCCCCCGGCCGTCAGGCGCCGGCGGGGTACGACCAGCGTTTGGGCCCGGTAGGAGCCGGTTGCCGGGTCCTGAACGGTGGTTTCGATGGTGTCCACGTCGGCCGCGGCCAGCCGCGCCGCTTCGGCCCGGCGGCCGGCGGCCTGCGCGGCCGCCTGGGCGCGGCGGCGCTTGCGCAGGGCCAGGCCGGTGGTGTCGACGGCAAACACGTCCACGACATCCTGGTCAGTGGCGCGGGCCGGGGCGCTCTGGGCGTCCTGCTCGGCGCGGCGCTGGGCCTCAATCTGAGCGGAGGGTGAGGCGGCCGGTGCCGGCGGCGCCGCTTCCACCGAGGGGATTTCGGGCTCGATGTTGGCCGAGGCAGCCGCCACCGGCTCGCGCTCCTGCTGGGCCGCCCGTTGCGCGGCTTTCAGCCACAGCAACAGGCCGCCGATGATGAGCACCAGCAGCAGGCCGGCCAGCGCCATCCAGTTGGCGCGTAGCACCTCGGCGGGCGTGCGCCTGGCAGGGGCAGCAGCCGGGACGGGCTGTTCCGTTGCTTGCTGAGCCGCAGAACGGCTATCGGTTGGGGGAGTGAGGGGTTCCATAGCAGGTACAGGCGGCGTTAGATGGTGGAAGCGCGGTTAATCACGCGGGAGGGCACGGGCAGCACCAGCACCCGGGCGCCGTTAAGCTCGCGCAGGGTTACTTCCAGGTAGCCGCGCTCGGTAGCCGCGTACAACGGAATGGCATAGGTCAGGTAGCCCGTGGTGCGGCCGGTAATGACCTGGTTCGGGCTGCCACCCGAGGGCGCCAGCGGGCGCCGGGCCTCGTTCTTTTTGCGGGCCAGGAACTTCTTCTGGGCATTTTCCACCAGCTGGAAGTCGGTGAAATCCACGTTGTAGTCGATGTTGGTCTTGTTGATGACCTTGAAGCGCAGGTAGGTGAAGTCCTTGTCGTTGCGCACGTTGGCCAGCGAGAGCACCAAGTCGTTGTCGACCACGGCCACGGCTTGGTGCTCTTCCCGGGCTTTGCGCAGCTGGCTGAGTTTGCCCTCGACGACGGCTTTCTTTTCGCGCTCCTTGTCCAGGGCCAGCTCGTTTTCCGGCGCGGCCCCCGTGGACGACACACTTTTGCCGTTGATGCGCAGCGCGCCGTCCTTCTGGAAGTCGTAGAGCTGCAGCACCGGCCGGTCCGCGTACACAAGCCGGCCCATCCAGTACTTGGAGCCGTAGCGAATGAGCATGGGCGTGGGCGGGGCGTGCTTGCGCTTGGCGCGCACAAACACGGCGTTGGCTTCAATCTTGACCAGGTAGTTGCCGGCCATGCCCACGTCGACCAGCGACACGGGCCCGCCGAACACCAGGTAGGTGGTGGAGGAGTCGGACACGGCCACGTCCAGCAGGTTGTCAGAAGTAGCCAAGGCCGTAGTCGGGGTAGTGGCGGTGGTTTGCGCGGCAACCGGCGCCGTTTGCAGCAGTTGTAAAAACAGCCCCAGCAAGACGGGGAAGGTGTAGAGTCGCATCGGAGAAAATGATTGGTGATTAGTTAGCGGGGGCAGCTGGGGCGGGTGTGGTAGCCGGAGCGGCCGGCGCGGCGGGCGTGCCGGCCGGAGCCAGGCCGCGCTCGGCTTCCTGCAGGCGGCGCTGGCGGTCGGCCTCCTGGGCCTGCAGCAATTCCTGCTCTTCCCGCGTCAGCTGCGGGCTGTAGGGGATGTAATCGAAGTTGGTGATGAGCAGCCCGTAGGGGTTGGCATCGGAGCGGTTGGTTTCCACCAGGTTGAACTTGGCCGCCAGCGGTAACGGCTCCTTTTGCTGGCCCCCGATGAAAATGCGCTGCTTGATGTAGACCGAGCCCGACCAGGGACGCTTGCTCATGTCCACCAGCACGCTGTCCACGGTCACCACGTTGCGGGCGGCGTAGCGCTCGTAGTTCTGCAGCACCTGCCCGCGGGTGAAGCCCTCGTAGATGCGCCGGCCGCCGCGGCCTTCAATCAGGGGCAGGGCCGCGTCCAGGTTGGCCTTGAAGGTGTATTGGTCGTGGCCGAACATGGTTTGCATGAACTGGCGCACCAGGTTGCGGGCCTCGTAGGGCGTGTGGGCATCGTTGCCGGCCGAGAGGGCCGCCACCGAGCCGGTTTGCGAGACGACGTACACGCGCCGGCCGCTGTTTTCGTAGGCCCGGTACACGAGGAAGCCCGAGGCCAGGGCCACGAGCAGCAGGGCCAGCACGCTGCCCAGCGCCAGGTTGCGCATGGTGGAAAAAGAGGTACTTAAGTCTTTGGCGGAATCCATGAAAGTGTTGAGAGTCTGGTTGTGGTGATGGGTGCTTTTCGCCCGACCGCCCTTACCGGCTGATGGGCAGCAGCACCTTTTTAAAGGAGTCGTCGAACCCGCCGGCGCGGCCCCGGTAGGGGTACACCACCAAGGCGGGCTGCTTCTGCTCGTTTTGGCCCAGGAAGGCGTAGAGCGTGCCACGCACGGTCAGCGGCTTGCGGGGCTCGATGGGCGTGACGGTGTACCGCTCGCGGCCGGGCACATTCAGGTTCAGGCCACCCACGCGGAACGAAGCCAGGGTATCCCGGCCGTTCGGGGCGTACAGCGGCAGCGAGGCCGGCACTTTCTGCTTGCCGAAGTCCTGGGGTATCCACTGCAGCACGGCTTCGTAGGCTATGCGGTAGCCGGGAGCCTGCTTCACCCCGTCCGGCCGGTCCGGGTCGGACTGCCACGCCACCGGCAGCCGCAGCTGCATAGGCTCGGCTTTCAGGGCCTTGGCGGAAACCACCTGCAGATACCCTTCGCGGGGAGTCTGCTCAGCCACGCCGGGTTTGAGGTCCACGGCCGACGCCGGCAGCGGAGCCGGTAAACCCGTAGCGGGTTGGGTTGCCGCCGGGGCCGCCGGCGTGGTAGCTACCGGAGCGGATTCCTTGGATTGGCAAGCGGCCGTCAGGGTCAAGGCAAAGCCCGCAGCAATAGACAGGGGAGTGTTTTTCATAGCTAGGAAGTCAGCAGGGTGAGTTATTTGGTCCAGATGCCCGAGGTCCGCTGGCGGTAGGACGGGTTCAGGGCTTCCGACATGGTGATGGTCGGCAGGCCGGAGGAAGCCGAGGACGAAGCTGACTCGCCTCCCTCGCCGCCGCCACCGCTGCTACTGCCTCCGCCGCTGGCGCTGTGGCCTCCTCCCCCGCCGCGGCTGCTGCCGTTGCCCAGGGCGCGGCCCACGGCGCTCGACAGGCCCCCGCCGCCGGGTGAGGCTACCCAGGCCACGGCCGTCGCGGCGCCCACGGCCGAGCCGACCATGGAGCCCACGAAGCTTTGCACGGCCGAAGACCCGATGAACATGGACGTGAGGTAGGGCACCATCACGTAGAGCAGCACAAATGCCACCGACATCACCATGAACTTCTCGTCATCTACCGACTGCTGCGGGCCATTAGTGAGCCCGCTGAACAGGCCGTTAGGCGCCTGCGCCGTCTCGGCGTAGAAGCCGTAGATGGTATCGAGCAGCACGAACGTGAGCCCCCAGAGCTGCACGGCCAGGAAGTTCTGCAGCCACTTCAGGGCCAGCTGCCCGAAGGCCGGAATCACCGACAGGGTCATGGCAATCGGCCCGCACACGTACAGGAAGCCCAGAATGAACTGCTGGATAAACTGCATGATGTGGCGAATGATGAGCACCGCCGTGGCCGTAAACAGCCGCGTCAGAATGCCCGAGAGCGTGAATGAGCTCAGCGTTTGGGAAATGCTGGTCATCAGCGAGCTGGCGCCGGCCACGATGTCGCCAATGCCCATGGCGTCGTTGCGGGCCGCCGCGGCCACCGAAGCCGGCGTGGTCAGGTCCCGAATAGCTTCGGCCGCGGACTTGTCGGTCGAGAACATGGCCGTAAAGGCGGCCAGTCCCGTGCCCAGGGTATCTACCAGCGTCTGGTAGAAGAAGAGCAGAAAGAATATCCAGGTGGCCTTGATAATCGGCCCCCAGTCCATGGCCAGGCCGCTACCGGAAATAAAACCGCGCCCAATGGTGTAGAGCAGGGCAATGCCCATCAGGCTGGGCGTGATGAAGCGGCAGGCGGTAAGCACCACCTGCAGGGTCTGGTCGCAGGCCCGCAAAAAGCCCGGGTCGATGCCGTAGGCTACCATCGCCAGCATGCTCATCGGGCGAGGGCCCCTTTGCGGGCCTGTTTATCTTCCACGAACTGGTCGACGGCGTAGTCTAGGCGCTGCACGCGCACCGGCTCGTACTCAATCTGCCCTTCGGCATTGAGCAGCACGTGGCCGTTTTTGTCGGTGCGGGGCCGCTGCTGGGTCTGCTGGTAGAACTTGACCAGCTTGTTGAGGTGGTTGCGCTCCACGGGTTTCGACGTCAGGATGGCATCGAGCTGCGGGGAGGCCTCCAGCGCAAATACCTTCCCCTTGGCGCCCTGCTTGATGAAGAACTCGCGCAGGGCCTCCGTCGAACGCACCGACTTAATCAGGTCCATCTCGTGGCCGGTCAGGCCCAGCGGGGCTTGCAGCTGCGCCAGCGAGTCGGGGTTGACGTGGCGCAGGATAATCTTGGTGGCCGAGTTGTTGATGATGGCCGGCCCGATTTTGCTGCTGGTAATCTCGGTGATACCCTGGGTGATGATGGTGACCGAGCCGTTGGTTTTGCGGATGGTGCGGTACATTGACTCAATGAATTCCGAGAGCACGCCCGAGAGCATGGTCCAGGCCTCGTCGAGGGCGATGTACTTGATGTCGTCGGGAAACTTGCGGAACAGGTCCAGGCTCAGCTCGGTGATGAGCATGGCCACCACCGGGTAGAGGTCCGGGTCGGCCTGCACCTTCGCCAGGTCAAAGCAGATGAGGCGGTACTCCGACAGGTCCACGTCGCGTTTGGCGTTGAGCACCCGCTCGTAGCGCCCGCCGGTGATGTACTGACCCAGCACCAGGAAAAACTGGTGCATGTCGATGTACTTCAGGTTTTTCTGGTACTGCCGGCGGGCGCCATCCAGCGGGTCGGGCTCCCCGCCGTCGCCGGGCTGGGCCACGGGCTTCTGCATTTCCTGGTCGTACTGCTCCACGAAGCGGTAGAAGCTTTCCATGCCGGGAAACTCCTCATCCTTCTGGTTCAGGCGTGGGCTTTCGTTGAGGCAGGCGTAGTACTCAATCAAAAAGCGCGAGAGAATGGTGCGCTCCGACTTGTCCAGCGCCGTGTCCTTGCCACCCTTCCACAGTGCCGCGAGCAGGGCCAGGTGAAAGTTGGTTTTCTCGTCGTTGTAGAGCCACTTGCCCGCCGCGTCGCGCGGCACCACAAAGGGGTTGAACTCGATGGGCCGCTGCGGGTCGTACTCGAAGTAGGTGTTATCGAAGTCCTCGCCGTTGAGCGACTGCAGCACGTTGCGGTAGGTGCCGCCCACGTCCATGATGATTTGCCGGGCGCCCTTCTCGAAGCGCTGCACAATCAAATTGCCGAAGGTGTAGCTCTTGCCCGAGCCCGAGGGGCCGATGACAATGGCGTTCTGGTTGTCCAGGGCCGTGTTGAACAGGTTTACCTGCACCAGGTTGCGGAACCGGTCGGTCAGGTACTCCCCTACCGGGTCGGTTTTGTAGGTGGCCGTCCAGTGGGTGTAGCAGGCGCCGCGGTCGGCGGTGCTCGTCAGCCAGCGGTCCGGCACTTGCCAGGCGTTGCCGGGCAGCAGGCCAAAGAACACGGGCAGGGCCAGGTAGCTTTCCACCACGCTCTCAGTGCCGAACATGTAGCGGAAGGCTGCCGTGGCCCGCTCCACGTTCTCGCGTCGGCTGGTGTCGTTCGTGTCCCAGAGCACGCACGAGAGGTGCAGGCCCACAATCTGCTTGTTTTCGGCTCGCACTTCCGCCGTGAACTCCTCGACTTCGGCCGCGCGCAGGTGGTTGTCCTGGGTGGCCAGAAACGAAAGGGAGGCGTTGAGCTTGCGGTCGGTATCCAGCGAGCTGAGCTCGGCGCGGGTATCCTGAATCAACAGGGCCTGGGTCAGCACGTGCGGGCACTGCAGGATGTGGGTGAGCGGGTAGAGCATCGGTGCCGTGACCCCGTAGGAGTTGCGCACGGCCGGGTAAGCGTCGGAGCCCTGCCCCACCATCGAGAGCACGTTCACTTTCTGCTCGCCCACGCTGAAGGTACCCAGGTCGTTGCCAATCTCGCGCTCCTGCCGGGTGGGCTGCCCGTCGAAGTTGAGGTTGAAGTACTGCAGGTAGAGCTGGTGCATCTCCGCGCTGGCCAGCCGCTCGAAGGTGACGCCGCCCAGGTTCTTGAGGCCCTGAATGAATTCCACGGCGCAGCTTTCGGCCTCTTCGAGCGTGTGCACGAGCTGGGCAAACGGATTCTTGAGCACGGCCTCGCCGGCGCGGGCCACCAGGGCATTCACCGCGTTGGTTTTGGGCGATTTGACGGCTACCGGGGCGAAGGAGAGGAACAAGTACGACTTCTGAAACAGCACCAGCCGCTCGAAGAAGTGCTTGTTCATCTTGTTCTCGAAGTAGGTCTGCTGCGTTTTGTCCTCGCGGTAGGGGCGGTCGTAGTAGATGTCGGTTTTCTGCACAATGGTGCCCACCGGCAGGGGCCGGAGCACGCCTACCAGCGCGGTCTGGAAGGCTTCGTAGTCGTCCGAGGTCCAGCTTTCCATCTCGGCGGGCTCCACGCGGAAGCCCACCGCGACGCGGCCGTCCTTGAAGACTACCTTGTCGCCCTCGAAGCTGTGCACGGGCATCACGGCGTTAAACGCGGCCGTTTTGGGCTTTTTGGTCATGGTTGGGAGTAGGAAGGGGCCCCACCGCCAGGCGGCGGGGCTGGATGAAGGTGAAGGAGAGCCAGCCCATCAGAAAGCCGGGCGCCTGCCGCTTGCTCAAGTAGCGCAGGCCCAGAATCAGGCCCAACTCCACCAGGATGACGAGCAGGTACACCAGGCGCGGAATCTTGACGGCCATGCCCAGAAAGCCGAGCAGCAGCACCGAGCCGATGAACAGGCCGACCATAATGCCCAGGTCCTGAATGTTCATGCCCAGCACCTGGGCGGGCCGCTCAATGGATTTGTAGGAGCGCATGGCCGGTTAGCGTACGCCCCCGTCCCCGCCACCCACGGCGCTGACCAAATCGTCCTTGAACAGCTGGAAGCCGAACCACAGAATCACGCCGCCCACGAGCCAGCCCAGGGAGCCCAGGGCATCCGGTGCCCCCTGCACGAACTTCATCACCACCCGAATCAGGCCCACGATGAGCACAATGGCGAAAATGACCTGCACGATGCCCACGACGGTTTCCTGCACGCCTTCGAGCGCGGCGGCGGCGCCCCCGCCGCCCAGCTGCGCCC
Protein-coding sequences here:
- the traM gene encoding conjugative transposon protein TraM, which gives rise to MEPLTPPTDSRSAAQQATEQPVPAAAPARRTPAEVLRANWMALAGLLLVLIIGGLLLWLKAAQRAAQQEREPVAAASANIEPEIPSVEAAPPAPAASPSAQIEAQRRAEQDAQSAPARATDQDVVDVFAVDTTGLALRKRRRAQAAAQAAGRRAEAARLAAADVDTIETTVQDPATGSYRAQTLVVPRRRLTAGGGSGRRAGTGSGRAGRSLVPARDVDGTPFETDPDVLAMLGSSPPETRAAYERMTGKRYRDPNQTAQLLATRMSAPGLDGFNTVKVGNASRMMAQGSQREQQLAPDVFFKCVINGEQKVRTGSVVILRLLEDAVISGVTFPKNMVFAGVATVGTNNVMLEVNRLGPTRVQADIYDFNYMPGIMIDPVKRVAREAGMAGNELQQQTTQEISTAIDRSASAANSVVGVGGRVAASVLSRPKTRTKLRDVLLPDGYPILITTAAAGQLGPEAAVR
- a CDS encoding conjugative transposon protein TraN; translation: MRLYTFPVLLGLFLQLLQTAPVAAQTTATTPTTALATSDNLLDVAVSDSSTTYLVFGGPVSLVDVGMAGNYLVKIEANAVFVRAKRKHAPPTPMLIRYGSKYWMGRLVYADRPVLQLYDFQKDGALRINGKSVSSTGAAPENELALDKEREKKAVVEGKLSQLRKAREEHQAVAVVDNDLVLSLANVRNDKDFTYLRFKVINKTNIDYNVDFTDFQLVENAQKKFLARKKNEARRPLAPSGGSPNQVITGRTTGYLTYAIPLYAATERGYLEVTLRELNGARVLVLPVPSRVINRASTI
- a CDS encoding conjugal transfer protein TraK; the protein is MDSAKDLSTSFSTMRNLALGSVLALLLVALASGFLVYRAYENSGRRVYVVSQTGSVAALSAGNDAHTPYEARNLVRQFMQTMFGHDQYTFKANLDAALPLIEGRGGRRIYEGFTRGQVLQNYERYAARNVVTVDSVLVDMSKRPWSGSVYIKQRIFIGGQQKEPLPLAAKFNLVETNRSDANPYGLLITNFDYIPYSPQLTREEQELLQAQEADRQRRLQEAERGLAPAGTPAAPAAPATTPAPAAPAN
- a CDS encoding conjugal transfer protein TraG N-terminal domain-containing protein, producing the protein MSMLAMVAYGIDPGFLRACDQTLQVVLTACRFITPSLMGIALLYTIGRGFISGSGLAMDWGPIIKATWIFFLLFFYQTLVDTLGTGLAAFTAMFSTDKSAAEAIRDLTTPASVAAAARNDAMGIGDIVAGASSLMTSISQTLSSFTLSGILTRLFTATAVLIIRHIMQFIQQFILGFLYVCGPIAMTLSVIPAFGQLALKWLQNFLAVQLWGLTFVLLDTIYGFYAETAQAPNGLFSGLTNGPQQSVDDEKFMVMSVAFVLLYVMVPYLTSMFIGSSAVQSFVGSMVGSAVGAATAVAWVASPGGGGLSSAVGRALGNGSSRGGGGGHSASGGGSSSGGGGEGGESASSSASSGLPTITMSEALNPSYRQRTSGIWTK
- a CDS encoding TraG/VirB4 family ATPase → MTKKPKTAAFNAVMPVHSFEGDKVVFKDGRVAVGFRVEPAEMESWTSDDYEAFQTALVGVLRPLPVGTIVQKTDIYYDRPYREDKTQQTYFENKMNKHFFERLVLFQKSYLFLSFAPVAVKSPKTNAVNALVARAGEAVLKNPFAQLVHTLEEAESCAVEFIQGLKNLGGVTFERLASAEMHQLYLQYFNLNFDGQPTRQEREIGNDLGTFSVGEQKVNVLSMVGQGSDAYPAVRNSYGVTAPMLYPLTHILQCPHVLTQALLIQDTRAELSSLDTDRKLNASLSFLATQDNHLRAAEVEEFTAEVRAENKQIVGLHLSCVLWDTNDTSRRENVERATAAFRYMFGTESVVESYLALPVFFGLLPGNAWQVPDRWLTSTADRGACYTHWTATYKTDPVGEYLTDRFRNLVQVNLFNTALDNQNAIVIGPSGSGKSYTFGNLIVQRFEKGARQIIMDVGGTYRNVLQSLNGEDFDNTYFEYDPQRPIEFNPFVVPRDAAGKWLYNDEKTNFHLALLAALWKGGKDTALDKSERTILSRFLIEYYACLNESPRLNQKDEEFPGMESFYRFVEQYDQEMQKPVAQPGDGGEPDPLDGARRQYQKNLKYIDMHQFFLVLGQYITGGRYERVLNAKRDVDLSEYRLICFDLAKVQADPDLYPVVAMLITELSLDLFRKFPDDIKYIALDEAWTMLSGVLSEFIESMYRTIRKTNGSVTIITQGITEITSSKIGPAIINNSATKIILRHVNPDSLAQLQAPLGLTGHEMDLIKSVRSTEALREFFIKQGAKGKVFALEASPQLDAILTSKPVERNHLNKLVKFYQQTQQRPRTDKNGHVLLNAEGQIEYEPVRVQRLDYAVDQFVEDKQARKGALAR